A window of Aeromicrobium sp. A1-2 contains these coding sequences:
- a CDS encoding NAD(P)/FAD-dependent oxidoreductase has translation MSVDSAAAGHVDVIIVGAGLSGVGAAYRLQTECPGKSYAILEARDAVGGTWDLFRYPGVRSDSDMYTLSFPYRPWKNPKSIADGHDIRSYIEGATTDYGIDSHIRFGHRVVSASWSSDDALWTVTSVVDGSETVLTANFLYLCSGYYSYDGGYTPEFPGLESFEGQVIHPQQWPTDLDYVGKKVVVIGSGATAVTLVPSMADDVEHITMLQRSPSYVMGLPATDKVADFLRKALPDGIAHRTIRRINAGFSVGMYQFCQRFPKASRKLLLKGVRKQLPEGYDVETHFSPKYDPWDQRLCIVPDGDLFRSLRQGKASIATGHIKQFTPTGIDLESGEHLDADIVVTATGLQVVAFGQLALEVDGIAIDPHDLYVYKGMMFSGLPNLAWCVGYTNASWTLRADLTSQYVCKLINHLDAKGYAFGMPSPVGAAGSERPLLDLTSGYVQRVASTLPRQGSSSPWTIRQNWFLDSYDMRRTDLEQDMVFAARVAVPVPVPA, from the coding sequence ATGAGTGTGGACAGCGCGGCAGCAGGGCATGTGGACGTCATCATCGTGGGCGCAGGTCTGTCCGGAGTCGGAGCGGCGTATCGCCTGCAGACCGAGTGCCCGGGCAAGTCGTACGCGATCCTCGAGGCGCGCGACGCGGTCGGCGGCACGTGGGACCTGTTCCGCTATCCCGGCGTCCGCTCGGACTCGGACATGTACACCCTGAGCTTCCCCTACCGTCCGTGGAAGAACCCCAAGTCGATCGCGGACGGACACGACATCCGCTCCTACATCGAGGGCGCCACCACTGACTACGGCATCGACTCGCACATCCGCTTCGGTCACCGGGTCGTGTCCGCCTCGTGGTCCAGCGACGACGCCCTGTGGACCGTGACCTCGGTGGTCGACGGCTCCGAGACGGTCCTGACCGCGAACTTCCTCTACCTGTGCTCGGGCTACTACAGCTACGACGGTGGATACACCCCGGAGTTCCCGGGTCTGGAGTCCTTCGAGGGACAGGTCATCCACCCCCAGCAGTGGCCGACGGACTTGGACTACGTCGGCAAGAAGGTCGTGGTGATCGGCAGCGGTGCCACCGCAGTCACGCTCGTCCCGTCGATGGCCGACGACGTCGAGCACATCACGATGCTCCAGCGCTCGCCCTCCTACGTCATGGGGCTCCCGGCCACCGACAAGGTCGCCGACTTCTTGCGCAAGGCGCTGCCCGACGGCATCGCCCACCGCACCATCCGGCGCATCAACGCCGGTTTCTCGGTCGGGATGTACCAGTTCTGCCAGCGGTTCCCCAAGGCGTCACGCAAGCTTCTGTTGAAGGGCGTCCGCAAGCAGCTGCCCGAGGGGTATGACGTCGAGACCCACTTCTCGCCGAAGTACGACCCGTGGGACCAGCGACTGTGCATCGTCCCGGACGGCGACCTGTTCCGTTCCCTGCGTCAGGGCAAGGCCTCCATCGCGACGGGGCACATCAAGCAGTTCACCCCCACAGGCATCGACCTGGAGTCAGGGGAGCACCTGGACGCCGACATCGTCGTGACCGCGACCGGTCTGCAGGTCGTGGCGTTTGGTCAGCTCGCCCTGGAGGTCGACGGCATCGCGATCGACCCGCACGACCTCTACGTCTACAAGGGCATGATGTTCAGCGGCCTGCCCAACCTGGCCTGGTGTGTCGGCTACACCAACGCCTCGTGGACGCTGCGCGCCGACCTGACCTCGCAGTACGTCTGCAAGCTCATCAACCACCTGGACGCCAAGGGATACGCCTTCGGCATGCCCAGTCCGGTCGGTGCAGCCGGTTCGGAGCGTCCGCTGCTGGACCTGACGTCGGGCTACGTCCAGCGCGTCGCCAGCACCCTGCCCAGGCAGGGCTCTTCGTCGCCGTGGACGATCCGGCAGAACTGGTTCCTGGACTCCTACGACATGCGGCGCACCGACCTGGAGCAGGACATGGTCTTTGCCGCGCGGGTCGCCGTGCCGGTGCCGGTGCCGGC
- a CDS encoding vitamin K epoxide reductase family protein: protein MTEQAPADARHDDLDHDEDLAAFDGASPGLGWLLTIGGVIGLLSSAILVVEKISFLENPDETLGCDLNAFVSCGGVINTDQASAFGFPNPLIGVAAFAVLATLGVLLVARVRLPGFVWLGLQAGVLFGIGFVTWLQSQSIYEIQKLCPWCMVVWSVMIPVFVWTTARNLRTYLPANRLSRFVSDWTLLIAILWYIAIAAAIWFKFGDNLWA, encoded by the coding sequence ATGACAGAGCAGGCCCCCGCAGACGCCCGGCACGACGACCTCGACCACGACGAAGATCTCGCGGCGTTCGACGGGGCAAGCCCGGGTCTGGGCTGGTTGCTGACGATCGGCGGCGTGATCGGGCTGCTGTCCTCCGCCATCCTGGTCGTCGAGAAGATCAGCTTCCTGGAGAATCCCGACGAGACGCTGGGCTGTGACCTCAACGCGTTCGTGAGCTGTGGTGGTGTCATCAACACCGACCAGGCCTCGGCGTTCGGCTTCCCCAACCCGCTGATCGGTGTCGCGGCGTTCGCTGTCCTGGCAACCCTCGGGGTGCTGCTGGTCGCACGGGTACGGCTCCCGGGCTTCGTCTGGCTGGGTCTGCAGGCGGGCGTGCTGTTCGGCATCGGCTTCGTGACCTGGCTGCAGTCGCAGAGCATCTACGAGATCCAGAAGCTGTGCCCCTGGTGCATGGTGGTCTGGAGCGTCATGATCCCGGTCTTCGTGTGGACCACGGCGCGAAACCTGCGGACCTACCTGCCGGCCAATCGGCTCAGCCGCTTCGTCTCCGACTGGACCCTGCTGATCGCGATCCTCTGGTACATCGCGATCGCGGCCGCGATCTGGTTCAAGTTCGGTGACAACCTCTGGGCCTAG